One genomic region from Bubalus bubalis isolate 160015118507 breed Murrah chromosome 24, NDDB_SH_1, whole genome shotgun sequence encodes:
- the GSPT1 gene encoding eukaryotic peptide chain release factor GTP-binding subunit ERF3A isoform X3: protein MELSEPIVENGETEMSPEESWEHKEEISEAEPDGGSLGDGRPAEESAQEMMEEEEEIPKPKSVVAPPGAPKKEHVNVVFIGHVDAGKSTIGGQIMYLTGMVDKRTLEKYEREAKEKNRETWYLSWALDTNQEERDKGKTVEVGRAYFETEKKHFTILDAPGHKSFVPNMIGGASQADLAVLVISARKGEFETGFEKGGQTREHAMLAKTAGVKHLIVLINKMDDPTVNWSNERYEECKEKLVPFLKKVGFNPKKDIHFMPCSGLTGANLKEQSDFCPWYIGLPFIPYLDNLPNFNRSVDGPIRLPIVDKYKDMGTVVLGKLESGSICKGQQLVMMPNKHNVEVLGILSDDVETDSVAPGENLKIRLKGIEEEEILPGFILCDPNNLCHSGRTFDAQIVIIEHKSIICPGYNAVLHIHTCIEEVEITALICLVDKKSGEKSKTRPRFVKQDQVCIARLRTAGTICLETFKDFPQMGRFTLRDEGKTIAIGKVLKLVPEKD from the exons ATGGAACTTTCAGAACCTATTG taGAAAATGGGGAGACAGAGATGTCCCCAGAAGAATCATGGgagcacaaagaagaaataagtgAAGCAGAGCCAGATGGTGGTTCTTTGGGAGATGGAAGGCCTGCAGAGGAAAGTGCCCAGGAAatgatggaggaggaagaggaaataccAAAACCTAAATCTGTGGTTGCGCCGCCAGGAGCTCCTAAGAAGGAACACGTAAATGTCGTATTCATTGGGCACGTAG ATGCTGGCAAGTCAACCATTGGAGGACAAATAAT GTATTTGACTGGAATGGTTGACAAAAGGACACTTGAGAAATatgaaagagaagctaaagaaaaaaacagagaaacttg gtaCTTATCTTGGGCCTTAGACACAAATCAGGAAGAAAGAGACAAGGGTAAAACAGTAGAAGTGGGTCGTGCCTATTTTGAAACGGAAAAGAAGCATTTTACAATTCTAGATGCCCCTGGCCACAAGAGTTTTGTCCCAAATATGATTGGTGGTGCTTCTCAAGCTGATTTGGCTGTACTG GTAATCTCTGCCAGGAAAGGAGAGTTTGAAACTGGATTTGAGAAAGGAGGACAGACGAGAGAACATGCCATGCTGGCAAAGACGGCAGGCGTCAAACACTTGATTGTGCTCATTAATAAGATGGACGACCCAACAGTGAATTGGAGCAATGAGAG atatgAAGAATGTAAAGAGAAACTGGTGCCGTTTttgaaaaaagttggctttaatCCCAAAAAGGACATTCACTTCATGCCATGCTCAGGACTGACGGGAGCAAATCTTAAGGAGCAATCAGATTTCTGTCCTTGGTACAT TGGATTACCATTTATTCCATATCTGGATAATTTGCCAAACTTCAATAGATCAGTTGATGGACCAATCAGGCTGCCAATTGTGGATAAGTACAAG gATATGGGCACTGTGGTCCTGGGAAAGCTGGAATCAGGATCTATTTGTAAAGGCCAGCAGCTTGTGATGATGCCAAACAAG CACAATGTGGAAGTTCTTGGAATCCTTTCTGATGATGTGGAAACCGATTCTGTAGCCCCAGGTGAAAACCTCAAAATCAGACTGAAAGGAATTGAAGAGGAGGAGATTCTTCCAGGGTTCATACTTTGTGATCCTAATAATCTTTGTCATTCTGGTCGCACATTTGATGCCCAG ATAGTGATTATAGAGCACAAGTCCATCATCTGCCCAGGTTATAATGCGGTGCTGCATATCCATACCTGTATTGAAGAAGTCGAAATAACA GCCTTAATCTGCTTGGTAGACAAGAAATCAGGAGAAAAAAGTAAGACTCGACCCCGTTTTGTGAAACAGGATCAAGTGTGCATTGCCCGCTTGAGGACAGCAGGAACCATCTGCCTTGAGACCTTTAAAGACTTCCCTCAAATGGGTCGCTTTACTTTAAGAGATGAGG gTAAGACCATTGCAATTGGAAAAGTTCTGAAACTGGTTCCAGAGAAAGACTAA